The nucleotide sequence GGCTTGAAGGTATCAACGTAATAATCAATATCTAAAGAATTTAGTGTATTGAAAGTTACTTGGGTAACATCGTAAAACAAATGTTCTTTTTGGTTCGATTTGATACAAACGGCACTGATAACCTCATGCGTTTTGCCAGAAAGTTTTTGTAACATTTTTTTAGCATCGGTACTGTTTTTAGGTTTTCCCAAGGCTTCATCATTAATCCAAACAATGGTATCGCAGGTAATAACAACCTCGTTTGTATCTAAATTATTAAACACCGATGCCTTTTGCTGTGCAATATATAAAGCAATATCCTTGCCCTGTAAGTGGGAAGGATATTCTTCGTTCACGTTTGCAGGTTTAACGTTAAAAGTTAAGCCTAAATCTGATAAAAACTGTTTTCTTCTGGGAGAATTTGATGCTAATATTATTTGGTAATTGTTATATTTTTCTTGTAAGATCATTTTATTTTAAATTGAAAAATAAAACTACAATAGAAAATATAGTTAACCAAATGATTGTATTTAAAATATTTTTAATTTTATTAAAATCGTTTGTGGTTTTACCATTCCACAGTTTTACAAGATAAAATAAATAGGGCAGTACCACTAATACACCAATGTATCCAATTAAAAGTGATAGGTTTAAGTGTATAAAACAAAACGAAAGAATTAACAACAGTGGAATTACCGATAAAAAAGTGGTTCGCTTTGCACCAATTTCTCTGCCGTGAATAGTTGCTAATGATTTGCGTTTGTACTTTATGTCAAGTTCCATAAACTCTAAATCTATTACAATGGTTTTAATAAAGTACAACAACCACATTAGTGTACATATTTGTAGTGAAATGTTTAACAGTTGTTGTTTTTCCGCATTGATTGTTTCGTCGGTTACCTGTAATGAGGGCATTAAATCCATAACAACCAATAGAAAAAAGGGAGAGGAAATAATAAGTGAGTAAACAATATTATCAAAAACCAAAATTTTACGCCACTGTGTAATATACAAATATAAAACGGCTGCCAACCCTAAGAAAAAACCAAAATAATATGTTTTATCAATAGCACTTGCTACAAAAAAACTAATTGCAATAGCTATGGCGTTTATTCCAAGATATTTGTAATACGCTTTTTCTATATTTTGTTGTATGTTTTTGCCTGGAAATTCTTCCTGTAAAACAATTTTGTAAAGCAATATCCCGCCATATATAATCAATGCAATAGAGATTAAAAACAAAAAATAATGCAGCTTTAATAGTCCTAAACCATCAATTAAAGGTTCAAACAAAACAAATCTAAAAAGTAAAACAGTTACAATAATTTGTAACATCATTTGTGCCTGATCTTTTTTTAGAACATTCATAGCTTATATATTTAACTGTTAATCAAACTTTGCTTCAAAGTGCTCAAGCCATTTTCCTTGAACCTTCATAACCTGCTCAATAACATCGCGCACGGCACCTTCGCCACCTTTTATATGCGAAATGTATTTGCTAAGTCTTTTAATTTCGGGTGCAGCATCTTGCGGACAAGCAGGTAAACCCACT is from Flavobacterium dauae and encodes:
- a CDS encoding Maf family nucleotide pyrophosphatase; protein product: MILQEKYNNYQIILASNSPRRKQFLSDLGLTFNVKPANVNEEYPSHLQGKDIALYIAQQKASVFNNLDTNEVVITCDTIVWINDEALGKPKNSTDAKKMLQKLSGKTHEVISAVCIKSNQKEHLFYDVTQVTFNTLNSLDIDYYVDTFKPFDKAGSYGIQEWIGLIGIEKINGSYTNVVGMPMEKLYKELIKW